The Elgaria multicarinata webbii isolate HBS135686 ecotype San Diego chromosome 1, rElgMul1.1.pri, whole genome shotgun sequence genome includes the window CACAATGTTGGCTCCTCCTCAGACATGGCCACTTCAACAAAGCTGGCTTGAGGAACTTGCATCTTCTGATTAAAATTCATTCACTCCAACACAGTAGCTAATTTTATGGTGCAACATCAACTGGTGCTGCAAGGAGATGGCTAAAACAGGTTTGTTGAAGGCATCCCAGAAGATGGAAGAATAAATCTATTGGCCACCACCTGACTGTTCCAGTTCTGCGCCATCACAATGATGCAACCAAAGAGTACCCCATCTATTTCAGAATGCTTGCCCTCCAATGGCTTTCTATCTCTTCCATCTTGCAAATATTACTGAAGattttcagcttgttcattttCTTGGCATCATGCAAATTATTCATTGGTGGGTTACTCACTCTCAAATCTAGCAGTTCTGAACCTGCTATAATCTCTCTCTTGCTTCATGTGTTTCTATTGGATAGTGGTTATGTTCCTGCTTTCGCTATGGAAATAGTAATGAAATTCTTTGACCCAGGAAAGACATTGGGTCAGCTCAGGCCCTCCGTCCATTAGCTATGACACTCGATCAGTTGCCAGGCAGCTGCCGGGCAGTTGGCAGTTCCTAGAAGCACTCTTCTCTGCTTTGAATCTCCTTAGGTTTTTCTCAGCACCAGACGTGGGACATGGGTGATAAGTCGCATTTCAGAGGCTGGCTGGCCTTTTGACCTGGTCTACTCAACTCGCTTTAGGGGGTCTATTCTAAAGCTCCTTCCAGAAGGCATCATGGGCAAGATGCTGTCAAAGATATGCAATCGGTGGTTTAACCATGAAAACTATGGATTGGTTCCTATTCAAAGGTATTTTCCTTGCACGTGAATGAAATTGCGTAAACCAGAAATACCCTGTCTTCAGAACTTGAAGCTCATGGGATTAGTATGGTTAAGAAGTAGCTAACTTCTATGTGTGGACAAGAAGCTGTTGAAAGAAGTTCATTTCCCAATGCATTTTGAACAAACGTCTCTTCTTCAAGACAACTAAATATCTCATAAAAATCACCAGCCAACTTTGTCAAACAGCAAACTTAAGTGCTGATCACCTTGTTTTTCCCAGAGTGATCTCTGTAAACTGTTTTCCTGAAGAAGAGCAATTTACTGAAAACCCATTGGGAGTTTGTTTCTTCTGGATTTGCATGTATGAGAGCAATATTATGTATTCGATCAAAGTATTAAGGCCAGTGTAGATGCAACACTGGCTCCCTCTGAGCCATGACATAGAGGTTGGGTGTCCATCTCAGGCACACTCACTCTTTCCTCCTGCCCCTTGCCCTCTTGGTAAACGCTTCCCATCAGGCAGACAAATCACCCACAAACAGCACTAGGGGACAGGTGAATCTCTCATGCTCAATTTTGCCCAGGTTATAATTTTCATAATGCTAAATCAGTTCCACATCAGATTACGaacagcatttttaaaagacatgTGTGCACCATTTCtcaaaggcaaaatgggataaTGCCAAAAACCCTGGTAAATAGGGTTAGTTGAGCGTACATAAGCTAActgtgtttcctttctctttccactGTTTAACAGTTCCTGGATACCTTTCATTTTGAATGATGAGCTGCCCAGCTGCATCCTCTGTGGTGGCGTGGTGGTAAAACCAAATGTGAAGAGGTTTACTGAGACCTCAGCCATCTTTGAAGATGGAACAGTAGAAGAGAACATAGATGTGGTCATCTTTGCTACAGGTTACAATGCTGCATTTCCCTTCTTGGAGGAGTCTGTTGCTGATGCCTGCAGAAACAGCACATCCCTTTATAAACAGGTCTTCCTTCCTCAACTGGAGAAGCCTACACTGGCTGTCATTGGCTATATATCAGTAACTGGGTCCATTCTGCCAGTGGTGGAACTTCAAGCTCGCTGGGCCACAAGAGTGTTTAACGGTAAGAAGGCTCACCTGGAAACAAGAGTACTCTGACCTTGGGtagattttcattttaatattttgtaaacaCATTTTCAGGTATTCCTCTGCAACCATGTGGGCTAGaaacattgtttgttttaaattaagctGAGATTTGATCTCTTCAAGTTGCTGGATCCTGCTTAAATGACATATTTTGTATTCTTTGCCATAATCTGACCCTGCAGTTTTCTAGAATGCTGGCTAAGCAACTTGCTTCACTATAGCTAGTGCCATAAATAGGCAATCCAGAAGCTCCTGGAAGAGTATTTAGGGAGGGGGGCATCACAAACCCAGCTCTCATTTTCAAGGGGGTCAGGAGTAAGCGAGCCTTTCAAACACTGCACGTttctagtatatttatttattattaatttgttttttatgttttataaaGTAATTATTGAATATTGTTCATATTATTGTATTATCAAATATTATTGAATTAAGGCCTATTGGACAATATCTAATGTTGGAAATCCACCATCTCTAAGCCTGTTGCGCTAGACAGAACAACTGCTAGCACAACAGTAGAAAAGTAGAGCTTGCTAATGCAACCCCAAATCCTACTGccctatatatattatatatggtCTAGAATCTGGACCACATATAATTGGTACAATACATATTAtaccaatacatttttaaatagatCAACAGTAtacacacatctactcagaagtaaatgcaactgatttcaatagggcttTCTTCCAGGTTAAGTAGGCCTCAAATGCCCTTGTATGACGTATTCTTTCTAAGTCTTTTATATGGTGTTGCTCAATGTCAGCAGATGTAAAACTTGTGATATCTAGTTGCCAGCAGGTATGCTGATAGTTTTCCAACACTTgttatgctatttttatttttaacgttAGTGGAGACTGTGATGAACTGTTCTAATGACAAAATCTTTCATCCCACCCATGAAGTCCAAAGTCCTCAGATTGTCCTCTACCAAATATTTTTGAGACCCAATAGAACtgggggccaaactagatgtaacAGCAGCAACTACAATCGTTTAATTGTGTATCTCCTTCATTCACATATAATGTGTGTGTCTGCTTTTAACATCAAAGGGGGCATGTGTGTCAGGGGGCATGAACTTTCTCCCACCTTCTCTCCCAAAGGTTGGCCAACCCAATTCCTTTCCCCCAGATTCAGCTCTGGTATTAGAAGTGAACTGGGCTAGGAGAAAAGTACCAGAGCTAAGGTGGGAATAAGGGGAATGTTTTGCTCCCCTCATGCCTGTACCTCTTTTGATGTTAAAAACAGGCACCCCACCCAGTTTTGCACACAGGTGGGGCACATCCATGGTTAAAGAAATGTGGGTAATATagcccttaaacccatttctatTAATTAATGCTTCAAGAAAATTATTTCTGCAGGCACCATAATGATTGAAGCTATGAAAACATGTCTATCTACCTATCTGTGAGAACAAAgcaaaacatatattttattatgctatagacaaacctgaaagcaaatttaaggctgaaatcctatggaTGTACTTCCTGAGTAAAACTACTCAGGACTGAGGTGCACATGTCTAAAGATTTTGGAATGAATGTTCTAATCATCCCCAACTCCAGCCACAGAgctattgagctccatcacaccagcgatttatcgcactctcaccatgcctggtatgtgtttttgcagcacggtactcacatgatgttgaccctgtcctgtgctc containing:
- the LOC134403390 gene encoding dimethylaniline monooxygenase [N-oxide-forming] 2-like isoform X3, with protein sequence MARRVAIVGAGVSGLASLKCCLDEGLQPTCFERSNGIGGLWQFTEIPEKGKTNVYRSVITNTSKEMTCFSDFPFPEDCPNYLHHSVLLEYLKAYAEQFHLLDYIHFKTTVYSIRKHPEFTATGQWVVCTETNGQQASAIFDAVMVCNGRYAEINLPLASFPGIENFQGRYFHSWEYRDPKGFEGGNVIVIGAGSTAGDVAAEISRAAAKVFLSTRRGTWVISRISEAGWPFDLVYSTRFRGSILKLLPEGIMGKMLSKICNRWFNHENYGLVPIQSSWIPFILNDELPSCILCGGVVVKPNVKRFTETSAIFEDGTVEENIDVVIFATGYNAAFPFLEESVADACRNSTSLYKQVFLPQLEKPTLAVIGYISVTGSILPVVELQARWATRVFNDKPESKFKAEILWMYFLSKTTQD